One genomic segment of Hippoglossus hippoglossus isolate fHipHip1 chromosome 22, fHipHip1.pri, whole genome shotgun sequence includes these proteins:
- the hltf gene encoding helicase-like transcription factor isoform X1, producing the protein MSSPGVQMNFHRWDMHWGSYTDDDLFSDPHESDTETLSQAIRAAAAEEPDADGSVLFGHLQGTVVGLRFYTGVVNQGEMVGLVREPHNPYDRNAVMVANIYGSQVGHIKRELAAAMAYVMDNNLAKVEGVVYSGTKNQYNMPVMLSFWGGEENKNAVIESMARRGYRLTTGASKPTGANQTSSASKKGLTIPLTAKELKNAFDNLFEGLMESKDGEKEAVESVVTPLLPHQRQALSWMCARENKSTLPPFWKKTGELYFNTLTCFSAKEIPERVRGGILADDMGLGKTLTTIALILTNFHNGKPLPVERCEKGSSPFKAKTKPQMFSKLEGNSDATDGAGRSSDLPQAEVICADIPDIVERTSESEKSASKGKMKATKRKPSKVAPVLLEDLDFAAALGGAASDPKKKKTANKASPTAGVESFLPQSADDLSTRTTLIICPLSVLSNWLEQFEQHVHPNVKLNVYLYYGSERNRSKKFLSSQDVVITTYNVLSADFANKSPLHGISWLRVVLDEGHIIRNPNTQMSKAVLDLKADRRWILSGTPIQNSVKDLWMLVAFLRLKPFDVREWWNRVIQRPTTQGDRDGLQNLQTLVKYITLRRTKSSEANGRPLVSLPEKTVYVEQVELSQQEREEYELARNEGRNTIGRYVAEGSVLRNYADVLAILMRLRQHCCHPDLLAKVCSDLGAAATPTELRERLIEKLRLVLASGSDEECSVCLDSVRLPVITHCAHVYCRPCIAQVISTEKETARCPLCRSEIKTKELVEFPQEEMEEENSMNSERWRTSSKVQALMGNLLRLRSEDGSIKSLVVSQFTRFLTILETPLREHGFTFVRFDGAMSQKKRTQVIREFQSSAADGPAIMLLSLKAGGVGLNLTAASRVFLMDPAWNPATEEQCIDRCHRLGQKKKVVVTKFIVKNSVEENMVKIQRQKQDLVEKAFGSTNTESKLSPIDDIRALMEL; encoded by the exons a tgTCCTCTCCAGGTGTCCAGATGAATTTCCACAGGTGGGACATGCATTGGGGCAGCTATACTGACGACGACCTCTTCTCAGACCCCCATGAATCCGACACAGAGACCCTCTCCCAGGCCATCAGAGCCGCGGCGGCCGAGGAGCCGGACGCAGACGGCAGCGTGCTGTTTGGACACCTGCAGGGCACCGTGGTCGGCCTCAGATTTTACACAGGGGTG GTGAATCAAGGGGAAATGGTCGGCTTAGTGCGTGAGCCGCACAATCCATACGACCGTAACGCAGTGATGGTCGCCAACATTTATGGCAGCCAGGTGGGACACATCAAGAGGGAGCTGGCAGCAGCTATGGCGTACGTCATGGACAATAACTTGGCTAAAGTAGAGGG GGTGGTGTACTCGGGCACGAAGAACCAGTACAACATGCCTGTGATGCTGTCGTTCTgggggggagaagaaaacaaaaatgccGTGATTGAATCGATGGCTCGCCGTGGATATAGACTGACCACAGGTGCAAGCAAACCAACAG GTGCAAATCAAACATCAAGTGCATCTAAGAAAGGTTTGACCATCCCACTAACTGCAAAAGAG ctgaaGAATGCATTTGATAATCTGTTTGAAGGTCTGATGGAGAGTAAAGACGGCGAGAAAGAAGCTGTTGAG TCTGTGGTCACTCCTCTCCTGCCGCACCAGAGACAGGCCCTGTCCTGGATGTGTGCTCGAGAAAACAAATCTACGCTGCCGCCCTTCTGGAAGAAGACAGGGGAGCTGTACTTCAACACGCTCACATGTTTCTCTGCCAAAGAAATACCAGAGAGGGTTCGTGGAGGAATACTGGCAGATGACATGGGACTG ggaAAAACTCTGACAACCATTGCTCTGATCCTCACCAACTTTCACAATGGAAAGCCACTGCCTGTGGAGAGATGT GAGAAGGGGTCCTCACCCTTTAAAGCTAAAACCAAACCCCAGATGTTCTCCAAACTAGAAG GGAACAGCGACGCAACTGATGGAGCAGGAAGGAGCTCAGACCT TCCTCAGGCGGAGGTGATCTGTGCTGACATACCGGACATCGTGGAGAGAACGAGTGAGTCTGAGAAAA GTGCTAGCAAAGGAAAGATGAAAGCCACCAAGCGAAAGCCCAGTAAAG TGGCCCCAGTTTTGCTGGAGGATCTGGACTTCGCTGCAGCGCTGGGTGGCGCCGCATCAGACccgaagaaaaagaaaactgccaACAAGGCCAGTCCCACCGCGG GTGTGGAATCCTTCCTCCCTCAAAGTGCAGATGACTTATCAACAAGAACAACTCTCATCATCTGTCCACTCTCTGTGCTCAGCAACTGGCTG gaGCAGTTTGAGCAGCACGTGCATCCCAATGTGAAGCTCAACGTGTATCTGTATTACGGCTCGGAGCGCAACAGGAGCAAGAAGTTTTTGTCCTCCCAGGATGTGGTGATCACCACCTACAACGTTCTGTCTGCTGACTTTGCC aaTAAGAGTCCCCTCCACGGGATCAGTTGGCTGAGGGTCGTGCTGGATGAAGGACACATCATAAgaaacccaaacacacagatgagtAAAGCCGTGTTGGACCTGAAAGCTGACCGCCGCTGGATTCTTTCAG GTACTCCGATCCAGAACAGTGTGAAAGACCTGTGGATGCTGGTGGCTTTCTTGCGTCTGAAGCCATTCGATGTGCGAGAGTGGTGGAACAGAGTGATCCAGAGACCCACGACTCAGGGAGACAGGGACGGCCTGCA GAACCTTCAGACCCTGGTGAAGTACATCACACTGCGGCGGACCAAGAGCAGTGAGGCGAATGGGCGCCCCCTGGTGTCCCTGCCTGAAAAGACTGTCTACGTGGAGCAGGTGGAACTGAGCCAGCAAGAAAGAGAGGAGTACGAGCTGGCGCGCAACGAAGGAAGAAACACCAtcggcag ataTGTAGCAGAGGGGTCAGTGCTGAGGAACTATGCTGATGTGTTGGCCATCCTGATGAGGCTTCGACAACACTGCTGCCACCCTGATCTACTGGCGAAGGTTTGCTCAGATTTAG GTGCGGCAGCGACGCCCACAGAGCTGCGGGAGCGTCTGATCGAGAAGCTGCGGTTGGTGTTGGCCAGCGGCTCCGATGAGGAGTGCTCTGTGTGTCTGGACTCGGTCCGTCTCCCCGTCATCACACACTGCGCACATGTTTACTGCCGGCCCTGCATCGCCCAGGTCATCAGCACTGAGAAG GAGACGGCGCGTTGTCCTCTCTGTCGAAGTGAGATCAAGACCAAGGAGCTTGTGGAGTTTCCACAGGAGGAAATGGAAGAAGAGAACAGTATGAATTCTGAGAGGTGGAGGACAAGCTCAAAG gtgcAGGCGCTGATGGGAAACCTGCTCAGGCTGCGAAGTGAAGACGGCAGCATTAAAAGTTTGGTCGTCTCTCAGTTTACGCGTTTCCTCACCATACTGGAGACTCCactcag AGAGCACGGTTTCACTTTTGTGCGTTTCGACGGCGCCATGAGCCAAAAGAAGAGGACCCAGGTGATCCGGGAGTTTCAGAGCTCCGCCGCCGACGGCCCCGCCATCATGCTGCTGTCACTCAAAGCTGGAGGGGTGGGGCTCAACTTGACCGCCGCCTCTCGAGTTTTCCTCATGGATCCT GCCTGGAACCCAGCCACTGAGGAGCAGTGTATCGACCGCTGCCACCGTCTGGGCCAGAAGAAGAAAGTCGTCGTCACCAAG tttATTGTGAAGAATTCAGTCGAGGAGAACATGGTGAAGATCCAGAGGCAGAAGCAGGACCTGGTGGAGAAGGCGTTTGGCTCCACAAACACCGAAAGTAAATTGTCTCCCATTGACGACATCAGAGCTCTGATGGAGCTGTAG
- the hltf gene encoding helicase-like transcription factor isoform X2 gives MSSPGVQMNFHRWDMHWGSYTDDDLFSDPHESDTETLSQAIRAAAAEEPDADGSVLFGHLQGTVVGLRFYTGVVNQGEMVGLVREPHNPYDRNAVMVANIYGSQVGHIKRELAAAMAYVMDNNLAKVEGVVYSGTKNQYNMPVMLSFWGGEENKNAVIESMARRGYRLTTGASKPTGANQTSSASKKGLTIPLTAKELKNAFDNLFEGLMESKDGEKEAVESVVTPLLPHQRQALSWMCARENKSTLPPFWKKTGELYFNTLTCFSAKEIPERVRGGILADDMGLGKTLTTIALILTNFHNGKPLPVERCEKGSSPFKAKTKPQMFSKLEGNSDATDGAGRSSDLPQAEVICADIPDIVERTSASKGKMKATKRKPSKVAPVLLEDLDFAAALGGAASDPKKKKTANKASPTAGVESFLPQSADDLSTRTTLIICPLSVLSNWLEQFEQHVHPNVKLNVYLYYGSERNRSKKFLSSQDVVITTYNVLSADFANKSPLHGISWLRVVLDEGHIIRNPNTQMSKAVLDLKADRRWILSGTPIQNSVKDLWMLVAFLRLKPFDVREWWNRVIQRPTTQGDRDGLQNLQTLVKYITLRRTKSSEANGRPLVSLPEKTVYVEQVELSQQEREEYELARNEGRNTIGRYVAEGSVLRNYADVLAILMRLRQHCCHPDLLAKVCSDLGAAATPTELRERLIEKLRLVLASGSDEECSVCLDSVRLPVITHCAHVYCRPCIAQVISTEKETARCPLCRSEIKTKELVEFPQEEMEEENSMNSERWRTSSKVQALMGNLLRLRSEDGSIKSLVVSQFTRFLTILETPLREHGFTFVRFDGAMSQKKRTQVIREFQSSAADGPAIMLLSLKAGGVGLNLTAASRVFLMDPAWNPATEEQCIDRCHRLGQKKKVVVTKFIVKNSVEENMVKIQRQKQDLVEKAFGSTNTESKLSPIDDIRALMEL, from the exons a tgTCCTCTCCAGGTGTCCAGATGAATTTCCACAGGTGGGACATGCATTGGGGCAGCTATACTGACGACGACCTCTTCTCAGACCCCCATGAATCCGACACAGAGACCCTCTCCCAGGCCATCAGAGCCGCGGCGGCCGAGGAGCCGGACGCAGACGGCAGCGTGCTGTTTGGACACCTGCAGGGCACCGTGGTCGGCCTCAGATTTTACACAGGGGTG GTGAATCAAGGGGAAATGGTCGGCTTAGTGCGTGAGCCGCACAATCCATACGACCGTAACGCAGTGATGGTCGCCAACATTTATGGCAGCCAGGTGGGACACATCAAGAGGGAGCTGGCAGCAGCTATGGCGTACGTCATGGACAATAACTTGGCTAAAGTAGAGGG GGTGGTGTACTCGGGCACGAAGAACCAGTACAACATGCCTGTGATGCTGTCGTTCTgggggggagaagaaaacaaaaatgccGTGATTGAATCGATGGCTCGCCGTGGATATAGACTGACCACAGGTGCAAGCAAACCAACAG GTGCAAATCAAACATCAAGTGCATCTAAGAAAGGTTTGACCATCCCACTAACTGCAAAAGAG ctgaaGAATGCATTTGATAATCTGTTTGAAGGTCTGATGGAGAGTAAAGACGGCGAGAAAGAAGCTGTTGAG TCTGTGGTCACTCCTCTCCTGCCGCACCAGAGACAGGCCCTGTCCTGGATGTGTGCTCGAGAAAACAAATCTACGCTGCCGCCCTTCTGGAAGAAGACAGGGGAGCTGTACTTCAACACGCTCACATGTTTCTCTGCCAAAGAAATACCAGAGAGGGTTCGTGGAGGAATACTGGCAGATGACATGGGACTG ggaAAAACTCTGACAACCATTGCTCTGATCCTCACCAACTTTCACAATGGAAAGCCACTGCCTGTGGAGAGATGT GAGAAGGGGTCCTCACCCTTTAAAGCTAAAACCAAACCCCAGATGTTCTCCAAACTAGAAG GGAACAGCGACGCAACTGATGGAGCAGGAAGGAGCTCAGACCT TCCTCAGGCGGAGGTGATCTGTGCTGACATACCGGACATCGTGGAGAGAACGA GTGCTAGCAAAGGAAAGATGAAAGCCACCAAGCGAAAGCCCAGTAAAG TGGCCCCAGTTTTGCTGGAGGATCTGGACTTCGCTGCAGCGCTGGGTGGCGCCGCATCAGACccgaagaaaaagaaaactgccaACAAGGCCAGTCCCACCGCGG GTGTGGAATCCTTCCTCCCTCAAAGTGCAGATGACTTATCAACAAGAACAACTCTCATCATCTGTCCACTCTCTGTGCTCAGCAACTGGCTG gaGCAGTTTGAGCAGCACGTGCATCCCAATGTGAAGCTCAACGTGTATCTGTATTACGGCTCGGAGCGCAACAGGAGCAAGAAGTTTTTGTCCTCCCAGGATGTGGTGATCACCACCTACAACGTTCTGTCTGCTGACTTTGCC aaTAAGAGTCCCCTCCACGGGATCAGTTGGCTGAGGGTCGTGCTGGATGAAGGACACATCATAAgaaacccaaacacacagatgagtAAAGCCGTGTTGGACCTGAAAGCTGACCGCCGCTGGATTCTTTCAG GTACTCCGATCCAGAACAGTGTGAAAGACCTGTGGATGCTGGTGGCTTTCTTGCGTCTGAAGCCATTCGATGTGCGAGAGTGGTGGAACAGAGTGATCCAGAGACCCACGACTCAGGGAGACAGGGACGGCCTGCA GAACCTTCAGACCCTGGTGAAGTACATCACACTGCGGCGGACCAAGAGCAGTGAGGCGAATGGGCGCCCCCTGGTGTCCCTGCCTGAAAAGACTGTCTACGTGGAGCAGGTGGAACTGAGCCAGCAAGAAAGAGAGGAGTACGAGCTGGCGCGCAACGAAGGAAGAAACACCAtcggcag ataTGTAGCAGAGGGGTCAGTGCTGAGGAACTATGCTGATGTGTTGGCCATCCTGATGAGGCTTCGACAACACTGCTGCCACCCTGATCTACTGGCGAAGGTTTGCTCAGATTTAG GTGCGGCAGCGACGCCCACAGAGCTGCGGGAGCGTCTGATCGAGAAGCTGCGGTTGGTGTTGGCCAGCGGCTCCGATGAGGAGTGCTCTGTGTGTCTGGACTCGGTCCGTCTCCCCGTCATCACACACTGCGCACATGTTTACTGCCGGCCCTGCATCGCCCAGGTCATCAGCACTGAGAAG GAGACGGCGCGTTGTCCTCTCTGTCGAAGTGAGATCAAGACCAAGGAGCTTGTGGAGTTTCCACAGGAGGAAATGGAAGAAGAGAACAGTATGAATTCTGAGAGGTGGAGGACAAGCTCAAAG gtgcAGGCGCTGATGGGAAACCTGCTCAGGCTGCGAAGTGAAGACGGCAGCATTAAAAGTTTGGTCGTCTCTCAGTTTACGCGTTTCCTCACCATACTGGAGACTCCactcag AGAGCACGGTTTCACTTTTGTGCGTTTCGACGGCGCCATGAGCCAAAAGAAGAGGACCCAGGTGATCCGGGAGTTTCAGAGCTCCGCCGCCGACGGCCCCGCCATCATGCTGCTGTCACTCAAAGCTGGAGGGGTGGGGCTCAACTTGACCGCCGCCTCTCGAGTTTTCCTCATGGATCCT GCCTGGAACCCAGCCACTGAGGAGCAGTGTATCGACCGCTGCCACCGTCTGGGCCAGAAGAAGAAAGTCGTCGTCACCAAG tttATTGTGAAGAATTCAGTCGAGGAGAACATGGTGAAGATCCAGAGGCAGAAGCAGGACCTGGTGGAGAAGGCGTTTGGCTCCACAAACACCGAAAGTAAATTGTCTCCCATTGACGACATCAGAGCTCTGATGGAGCTGTAG
- the hltf gene encoding helicase-like transcription factor isoform X3 has protein sequence MSSPGVQMNFHRWDMHWGSYTDDDLFSDPHESDTETLSQAIRAAAAEEPDADGSVLFGHLQGTVVGLRFYTGVVNQGEMVGLVREPHNPYDRNAVMVANIYGSQVGHIKRELAAAMAYVMDNNLAKVEGVVYSGTKNQYNMPVMLSFWGGEENKNAVIESMARRGYRLTTGANQTSSASKKGLTIPLTAKELKNAFDNLFEGLMESKDGEKEAVESVVTPLLPHQRQALSWMCARENKSTLPPFWKKTGELYFNTLTCFSAKEIPERVRGGILADDMGLGKTLTTIALILTNFHNGKPLPVERCEKGSSPFKAKTKPQMFSKLEGNSDATDGAGRSSDLPQAEVICADIPDIVERTSESEKSASKGKMKATKRKPSKVAPVLLEDLDFAAALGGAASDPKKKKTANKASPTAGVESFLPQSADDLSTRTTLIICPLSVLSNWLEQFEQHVHPNVKLNVYLYYGSERNRSKKFLSSQDVVITTYNVLSADFANKSPLHGISWLRVVLDEGHIIRNPNTQMSKAVLDLKADRRWILSGTPIQNSVKDLWMLVAFLRLKPFDVREWWNRVIQRPTTQGDRDGLQNLQTLVKYITLRRTKSSEANGRPLVSLPEKTVYVEQVELSQQEREEYELARNEGRNTIGRYVAEGSVLRNYADVLAILMRLRQHCCHPDLLAKVCSDLGAAATPTELRERLIEKLRLVLASGSDEECSVCLDSVRLPVITHCAHVYCRPCIAQVISTEKETARCPLCRSEIKTKELVEFPQEEMEEENSMNSERWRTSSKVQALMGNLLRLRSEDGSIKSLVVSQFTRFLTILETPLREHGFTFVRFDGAMSQKKRTQVIREFQSSAADGPAIMLLSLKAGGVGLNLTAASRVFLMDPAWNPATEEQCIDRCHRLGQKKKVVVTKFIVKNSVEENMVKIQRQKQDLVEKAFGSTNTESKLSPIDDIRALMEL, from the exons a tgTCCTCTCCAGGTGTCCAGATGAATTTCCACAGGTGGGACATGCATTGGGGCAGCTATACTGACGACGACCTCTTCTCAGACCCCCATGAATCCGACACAGAGACCCTCTCCCAGGCCATCAGAGCCGCGGCGGCCGAGGAGCCGGACGCAGACGGCAGCGTGCTGTTTGGACACCTGCAGGGCACCGTGGTCGGCCTCAGATTTTACACAGGGGTG GTGAATCAAGGGGAAATGGTCGGCTTAGTGCGTGAGCCGCACAATCCATACGACCGTAACGCAGTGATGGTCGCCAACATTTATGGCAGCCAGGTGGGACACATCAAGAGGGAGCTGGCAGCAGCTATGGCGTACGTCATGGACAATAACTTGGCTAAAGTAGAGGG GGTGGTGTACTCGGGCACGAAGAACCAGTACAACATGCCTGTGATGCTGTCGTTCTgggggggagaagaaaacaaaaatgccGTGATTGAATCGATGGCTCGCCGTGGATATAGACTGACCACAG GTGCAAATCAAACATCAAGTGCATCTAAGAAAGGTTTGACCATCCCACTAACTGCAAAAGAG ctgaaGAATGCATTTGATAATCTGTTTGAAGGTCTGATGGAGAGTAAAGACGGCGAGAAAGAAGCTGTTGAG TCTGTGGTCACTCCTCTCCTGCCGCACCAGAGACAGGCCCTGTCCTGGATGTGTGCTCGAGAAAACAAATCTACGCTGCCGCCCTTCTGGAAGAAGACAGGGGAGCTGTACTTCAACACGCTCACATGTTTCTCTGCCAAAGAAATACCAGAGAGGGTTCGTGGAGGAATACTGGCAGATGACATGGGACTG ggaAAAACTCTGACAACCATTGCTCTGATCCTCACCAACTTTCACAATGGAAAGCCACTGCCTGTGGAGAGATGT GAGAAGGGGTCCTCACCCTTTAAAGCTAAAACCAAACCCCAGATGTTCTCCAAACTAGAAG GGAACAGCGACGCAACTGATGGAGCAGGAAGGAGCTCAGACCT TCCTCAGGCGGAGGTGATCTGTGCTGACATACCGGACATCGTGGAGAGAACGAGTGAGTCTGAGAAAA GTGCTAGCAAAGGAAAGATGAAAGCCACCAAGCGAAAGCCCAGTAAAG TGGCCCCAGTTTTGCTGGAGGATCTGGACTTCGCTGCAGCGCTGGGTGGCGCCGCATCAGACccgaagaaaaagaaaactgccaACAAGGCCAGTCCCACCGCGG GTGTGGAATCCTTCCTCCCTCAAAGTGCAGATGACTTATCAACAAGAACAACTCTCATCATCTGTCCACTCTCTGTGCTCAGCAACTGGCTG gaGCAGTTTGAGCAGCACGTGCATCCCAATGTGAAGCTCAACGTGTATCTGTATTACGGCTCGGAGCGCAACAGGAGCAAGAAGTTTTTGTCCTCCCAGGATGTGGTGATCACCACCTACAACGTTCTGTCTGCTGACTTTGCC aaTAAGAGTCCCCTCCACGGGATCAGTTGGCTGAGGGTCGTGCTGGATGAAGGACACATCATAAgaaacccaaacacacagatgagtAAAGCCGTGTTGGACCTGAAAGCTGACCGCCGCTGGATTCTTTCAG GTACTCCGATCCAGAACAGTGTGAAAGACCTGTGGATGCTGGTGGCTTTCTTGCGTCTGAAGCCATTCGATGTGCGAGAGTGGTGGAACAGAGTGATCCAGAGACCCACGACTCAGGGAGACAGGGACGGCCTGCA GAACCTTCAGACCCTGGTGAAGTACATCACACTGCGGCGGACCAAGAGCAGTGAGGCGAATGGGCGCCCCCTGGTGTCCCTGCCTGAAAAGACTGTCTACGTGGAGCAGGTGGAACTGAGCCAGCAAGAAAGAGAGGAGTACGAGCTGGCGCGCAACGAAGGAAGAAACACCAtcggcag ataTGTAGCAGAGGGGTCAGTGCTGAGGAACTATGCTGATGTGTTGGCCATCCTGATGAGGCTTCGACAACACTGCTGCCACCCTGATCTACTGGCGAAGGTTTGCTCAGATTTAG GTGCGGCAGCGACGCCCACAGAGCTGCGGGAGCGTCTGATCGAGAAGCTGCGGTTGGTGTTGGCCAGCGGCTCCGATGAGGAGTGCTCTGTGTGTCTGGACTCGGTCCGTCTCCCCGTCATCACACACTGCGCACATGTTTACTGCCGGCCCTGCATCGCCCAGGTCATCAGCACTGAGAAG GAGACGGCGCGTTGTCCTCTCTGTCGAAGTGAGATCAAGACCAAGGAGCTTGTGGAGTTTCCACAGGAGGAAATGGAAGAAGAGAACAGTATGAATTCTGAGAGGTGGAGGACAAGCTCAAAG gtgcAGGCGCTGATGGGAAACCTGCTCAGGCTGCGAAGTGAAGACGGCAGCATTAAAAGTTTGGTCGTCTCTCAGTTTACGCGTTTCCTCACCATACTGGAGACTCCactcag AGAGCACGGTTTCACTTTTGTGCGTTTCGACGGCGCCATGAGCCAAAAGAAGAGGACCCAGGTGATCCGGGAGTTTCAGAGCTCCGCCGCCGACGGCCCCGCCATCATGCTGCTGTCACTCAAAGCTGGAGGGGTGGGGCTCAACTTGACCGCCGCCTCTCGAGTTTTCCTCATGGATCCT GCCTGGAACCCAGCCACTGAGGAGCAGTGTATCGACCGCTGCCACCGTCTGGGCCAGAAGAAGAAAGTCGTCGTCACCAAG tttATTGTGAAGAATTCAGTCGAGGAGAACATGGTGAAGATCCAGAGGCAGAAGCAGGACCTGGTGGAGAAGGCGTTTGGCTCCACAAACACCGAAAGTAAATTGTCTCCCATTGACGACATCAGAGCTCTGATGGAGCTGTAG